AGGCACATATGTCCCGGCGAATGGCCGGGCGTCTCCACGCACCTGAGCGCGTAGCCGCCGACCTCTATGACCTGCCCGTCGTCAACCTCTGTGATATCCACCAGGCGGCTGGGGCTGTAGAGGTAGCCCGGATGCTTCGCCATCGATTCTTTGAGCACCTGGAGGGGGAATCCGTTGGCCGTGTAGTAGTCCAGCAGGTCAGCCCAGTGGCGCGGGCCTTTGACTATTTTCGTCTCGGCGCGCCCGAAATAGCAGATCGAGCTCTCGGTGGCCAGGTCGCCCGTCAGCCCGAAGTGGTCCGCGTGCAGGTGCGTAACGAACAGGTCCGTCCTGTTGAGATCGATACCCAGCTTTTGTATAGCGGGCATCATCACTTCCTTGCATTCCGGGCGGTTCATGCCCGTGTCGATAATCAGGTTTCTGTCGGCGCCCCTGATGACGTAGCAGTTGACCGACTTGAGTGGATTTTTCGGCAGCGGCAACTCGATTTTGTAGAGGCCCGGTAAAATATCTTCTATCATTTCAACCCTTTTTAAACATAATCGCTTAATTATACTTGTATCCGGGCAAATTGGCATTATCGCCCTTGCGAAACCCTGTTGACACCCCCCAATCGGTTTTGTTATGATACGGCAATAGGTTTCCGATAACCGTTTAAAAATGACTTTTGAAACGCAGGACGTGGAAAGAAAGACCCTGTCCATCCTCAAGGTATTGGCAGGAGAAGAGGAGCCGCTGGGCTCCATCGTTATTGCACGCAAGCTCAAGGACCTTGGCATCGACCTGGGTGAGAGGGCGGTGCGTTACCACCTCAAGATGATGGACGAGCAGGGCCTGACCAGCCTGGCCGGCCGCCGCGACGGCCGTCTCATCACACTGCTGGGGAGGAGGGAATTGAAGCAGGGCATGGTCAAGGACAAGGTGGGCTTTGCCCTGTCCCGCATCGAGATGCTGGCCTTCCGCACCTCCTTCGACCTGGAGAAGCGATCGGGAATGGTGCCGGTCAACATCACCGTGTTCGGGAAGTCCGATTTCCAGAAGGCGCTGCGCCTGATGAAGCCGGTGATGGGTTCACGCCTGACCGTGAGCAGGCTGGTGGCGGTGGGCCGCGCCGGTGAGAAGATCGGAGATTTCATCGTGCCGTCCGACAGCGTCGCGCTGGCCACGGTCTGCAGCATAGTGGTCAACGGGACCCTGCTCAAGGCCGGCATACCCATGGATTCCAAATTCGGCGGGCTGCTGCAGATGCAGGACCATGAGCCGCTGCGCTTCGTGGAGCTGATACATTATGCGGGATGTTCGCTCGATCCTTCGGAGATTTTTATCAAGGCCGGGATGACATCGGCCTCACATACGGTTAAGACGGGCAGCGGCAATATACTGGCCAATTTCCGCGAGATACCTTCCATCTGCCGCCCCATAGCGCATGACGTCATCTCCGGGCTGGCCAGGGCCGGCATTAACGGCGTCCTGGTCTTCGGGTCGGTCAGCGAAGCGGTGTGCGAGGTGGCGGTGGAGCTGAACCGCGTGGGCATCGTCCTGCTGGGCGGGCTCAATCCGGTAGCGGCGGTGGCGGAGGCCGGCATACCGTTGGAATCACACGCCATGAGCACCGTAGTGGATTATAGAGAGCTTGTTGGTTTCGAGGAGTTGCTTCAATGAAAGAGATCAAGGTCATACCCTGTCTGGACATCAGGGAGGGCAGGGTGGTCAAGGGCGTCAAGTTCGTGGACATCCGGGATGCCCGCGACCCGGTAGAGGCTGCGGAAGCCTATTGCCGCGAGGGGGCCGATGAACTGGTCTTCCTCGACATATATGCCAGCGTGGAGAACAGGAAAACGCGGCTGGACTGGGTGCGCAAGGTGGTTGAAAAGGTAACCATACCGTTCGCAGTTGGCGGCGGCATCGGCAGCCTGGCTGACATGAAGGCGCTGATTGATTCGGGAGTGGACAAGGTGTCCATCAACACCGCCGCGGTCACCAACCCCGACCTGATCAAGCAGGCGGCGCGCGAATTCGGCAGAGATCGCATCGTAGTGGCCGTGGACGGCCTCAAGAACCCCTCCGGCAGCGGACGTCCCAGGCTGGAGGTGGTGATCAAGAGCGGCAACGAGCCGACGGGGCTGGACATCGTGGACTGGGCGCGCAAGATCGAGAAGCTGGGGGCCGGCGAGATACTGCTCACCAGCAAGGACGCGGACGGCACCAAGGAAGGCTACGACATCGAGATGACGCGCGCGGTGGCGGAGGCCGTTTCCCTGCCGGTAACAGCCTCGGGCGGCGCAGGCACGCTGGAGCACCTGTACCAGGCGGTGGTAGACGGCAAAGCCTCGGCGGTGCTGGCGGCTTCCATCTTCCATTTCCGCGAGATCTCCATCAGGGAAGTCAAGGAATACCTGAAGAGCAAGGGGATACCTGTTAAGCCGCTCCCCAAATAGCCGTTAAATCCAATTATATTTAAATTCAAGAGGAGGAAGCATGTCTCAAATCAACCCGTTTGAAATCGTCAGGAAGCAGGTGGATAAATGTTCGCGCATCCTGAAACTGGACCAGGACGTAACCGATATATTGAAGAACCCGTTACGTGAGCTGCACGTATCGCTGCCGGTCCGCATGGACAATGGCGCCGTGAAGGTGTTCCAGGGCTACCGCGTGCAATACAATGATGCCAAGGGCCCGACCAAGGGCGGCATTCGTTTCCACCCGGACGAGACCATCGACACCGTCCGCGCCCTGGCGGCCTGGATGACATGGAAGTGCGCATTGATGGACCTGCCGCTGGGCGGGGGCAAGGGCGGCATCATTTGCAACCCCAAGGAGCTGTCCGAGGGCGAGCTTGAGCGCCTGAGCAGGGCCTATGCCCGCGCCGTCTACCAGTTCATCGGCCCCGAGAGGGACGTGCCGGCGCCGGACGTATATACCACACCCCAGATCATGGCCTGGATCATGGACGAGTATTCGGCCCTGGCCGGCAAATCGCAGTTCGGAGTTATCACGGGTAAACCGCTGGCGCTGGGCGGATCCAGGGGACGCGGCGACGCCACGGCCATGGGCGGCATGTACTGCATACGCGAAGCCGCCAAAGAGCTGAAGATCGATCTGAGCAAGGCGACCATCGCCGTACAGGGCTTCGGCAACGCAGGATATTATGCGGCCAGGCTGGCCAAGGAGATGTTCGGAGCAAAGATCATAGCCGTCTGCGACAGCCAGGGCGGCTGCTACTGTAAGACGGGCATCGACGCCGATGAGGCCCAGAAGGTCAAGACCAAGACCACCTCGGTCTGCAACCTCAAGGCCGGCGACAGGATCACCAGCGAGGATATACTCGAGCTTGATGTCGACATACTTATCCCCTCGGCCATGGAGAACGTCATCACAGAGAAAAACGCGGCCGACATCAAGGCCAAAATCGTGGTTGAGCTGGCCAACGGCCCGACCACGCCCGAAGCGGACGATATCCTCTACAAGAAGGGAGTGCACGTTATACCTGACTTCCTGGCCAACGCCGGCGGCGTGACCGTGTCCTACTTCGAGATGGTGCAGAACTTCAACATGTATTACTGGACGGAGAAAGAGGTTTACTCCAGGCTGGACGAGAAGATGACCACCGCCTACCATTCGGTCTACGATACCCACAAGGAATACAAGATCAATATGCGGCAGGCGGCTTATGTGAGGGCTGTGGAGCGCGTCGTGGAAGCGATGAAGCTGCGCGGCTGGGTATAGACTCTAATTTAATATTACGTGTAATAAAAAGGGGCGGCTTTAAAGCCGCCCCTTTTTAGTGTTTTTCATTTAGCAGTTTTGATCACAAAAACACCACTCCCTAGTAATCAAACAATAAGAAATCATGAAACCACTACTAGTTCCCCATCTATTACAATAAGCTCATCTACTATTTGTAATTTTCTCTTCGTCTCTACGTTTGCGAAAAAGTGTATTTCGTCGCCAACAATGCTGATATCGAAATTATTAGCTGGGTACCCGCTAATGTTCAATTTTGAGGGTCGTTCCCATTCCTGCAATACATCTGAGACCTTAAGCAAGAAGGCAAGTGGCGCTTTTGTTATGTCGATTTTACTACCATTATAACTACTGCTTGGGAGACTATGAATATAGATTGCAGCACACGCTGAGCAAATATCTGTATCAAAATATTCTTGGCTCCAGTTTATGCTGCTGTAATTGACATATTTATCTTCATAAGCCCTTCTCTTATTATTTTTCTGGTACATCTGGTCAATTAAATAGAGAATAGTTAAGGAACTAACAATGCCATGATTGATTCTATCGGACCTACACATTTTATCAAGTTCATTCTTAGCCATGATTTTTAAATCCCATTTATATAAATATGTCTGAATTATATTGAGACTATTCCAGCCATTTGTTAATCGCGTTAGCCTCCTGAAATCCATCGGCAACCTCATTGCGCAGCGGTTAACACCAGTTTTTCTTGCTATCATGTCAACTCGTTCGAAATAGGTAAAAATTATATTGGACGCATATTCAATCGGATAACCCACATCATGGAATAGGCCTGCCAGCTTCCATTGTAACTTGTCGACTTTGTTACCCAATTTTGGCTTAATGTAGCGCTCATTGAGATATATTCCGATTAAAAACGTGAGTAATGAGTGCGTACCATGTTCTCTGGCCCATGGCTCTAATTCTCTGATACCCCTTTCAATCTCTATTAACCCAGTAATCTCGTCCAGTAGCTGCTCTTTCCCATGAGCTGCCATAATATTTCTAATAAGTGCAACAGCCATTTTCTGTCTGTCATCAAGTGCATCCATCTCGATAAACTCACTAACATCACGATATTGACAATCGTAGTGGTACAAATACTCTGAACATTCTGTGAGCAGAAAGCTGTTAATATCCATGGATTATCGCCCTCCAATATTACTCGCTGGACATGAAGATTTCTTTAACGCTGCAGTCCCTCTACTTCATGATACACTCAAATTATGCGGATAATATTGATCCTTTTCTCATTTTATAGATTGCACCCTGTTAAAATAACCCTCATGACCTCACCCTAATTGAATATCACTACTCGAATCCAGGCAAGCACCGTTGATAGATTTTCATATTTCTTTTATGGTAGAACAAATCCTCAGACAGCGTATTTCCATTCGTCTCTATATGAGACAGATTCTTTGCTGGGAAAAATGAAAAGGCGCATTTTTTATAATATCTACTATTCTTATTGTAAGGATTTTGCGTCAGTCTTCGACAAAGAGGATATAGGCATTCTGCCACCTCATTACAGCCCCTTGCAGTTACGCTGGTTGCGTCCATAATTTGAGAAAATCCACCTAATAAGACATCCACAAAATTAATTATGTCTACGTACTCAGGATTATGGAGCTCTCTTTGTGAATCACTGGCTATCGAAGTTATCTGCGAACACCTAACGGAAACATTAGACTCCCGACTATTTACTTTATAGGGAGAATGCACTAAAAATGGATCATCCACAGAAAGGTTTCTATCTTCTGAGTAGATTTGTGCGACTTCTACAGCGTCACTATTAGCATCGAAGAAAAAGCGACATGCAGAAAATAAACCTATGTGAAAGAA
This genomic window from Dehalococcoidia bacterium contains:
- the hisF gene encoding imidazole glycerol phosphate synthase subunit HisF, with the protein product MKEIKVIPCLDIREGRVVKGVKFVDIRDARDPVEAAEAYCREGADELVFLDIYASVENRKTRLDWVRKVVEKVTIPFAVGGGIGSLADMKALIDSGVDKVSINTAAVTNPDLIKQAAREFGRDRIVVAVDGLKNPSGSGRPRLEVVIKSGNEPTGLDIVDWARKIEKLGAGEILLTSKDADGTKEGYDIEMTRAVAEAVSLPVTASGGAGTLEHLYQAVVDGKASAVLAASIFHFREISIREVKEYLKSKGIPVKPLPK
- a CDS encoding Glu/Leu/Phe/Val dehydrogenase — translated: MSQINPFEIVRKQVDKCSRILKLDQDVTDILKNPLRELHVSLPVRMDNGAVKVFQGYRVQYNDAKGPTKGGIRFHPDETIDTVRALAAWMTWKCALMDLPLGGGKGGIICNPKELSEGELERLSRAYARAVYQFIGPERDVPAPDVYTTPQIMAWIMDEYSALAGKSQFGVITGKPLALGGSRGRGDATAMGGMYCIREAAKELKIDLSKATIAVQGFGNAGYYAARLAKEMFGAKIIAVCDSQGGCYCKTGIDADEAQKVKTKTTSVCNLKAGDRITSEDILELDVDILIPSAMENVITEKNAADIKAKIVVELANGPTTPEADDILYKKGVHVIPDFLANAGGVTVSYFEMVQNFNMYYWTEKEVYSRLDEKMTTAYHSVYDTHKEYKINMRQAAYVRAVERVVEAMKLRGWV
- a CDS encoding NrpR regulatory domain-containing protein translates to MTFETQDVERKTLSILKVLAGEEEPLGSIVIARKLKDLGIDLGERAVRYHLKMMDEQGLTSLAGRRDGRLITLLGRRELKQGMVKDKVGFALSRIEMLAFRTSFDLEKRSGMVPVNITVFGKSDFQKALRLMKPVMGSRLTVSRLVAVGRAGEKIGDFIVPSDSVALATVCSIVVNGTLLKAGIPMDSKFGGLLQMQDHEPLRFVELIHYAGCSLDPSEIFIKAGMTSASHTVKTGSGNILANFREIPSICRPIAHDVISGLARAGINGVLVFGSVSEAVCEVAVELNRVGIVLLGGLNPVAAVAEAGIPLESHAMSTVVDYRELVGFEELLQ
- a CDS encoding MBL fold metallo-hydrolase; its protein translation is MIEDILPGLYKIELPLPKNPLKSVNCYVIRGADRNLIIDTGMNRPECKEVMMPAIQKLGIDLNRTDLFVTHLHADHFGLTGDLATESSICYFGRAETKIVKGPRHWADLLDYYTANGFPLQVLKESMAKHPGYLYSPSRLVDITEVDDGQVIEVGGYALRCVETPGHSPGHMCLYDEGKKILFSGDHILFDITPNIAHWPEMGDALGDYLNSLDKAGTLDAELVLPAHRRSWHEHKQRIQELKEHHRVRLEEAVAALKQGDKTAYQVAPYITWRIEAKEWKDFPIVQQWFAMGETIAHLIYLLERGKVKQYNEDGLTYYTPA